The Chrysemys picta bellii isolate R12L10 chromosome 5, ASM1138683v2, whole genome shotgun sequence DNA segment AGAACAGGAAACCTTAAAATACCCTCCCTGTTCAAATATTTGAATCTCTCCATTGAAAGAATGGGGGcagattttctctctttctccatccTGCAATAAAGATGAAATTCAAGCCACTGAAAGTTTTCAATTGAAACAACGGCTTTTGTTGTTCTTAAACTGAAAGAAATCCGACATTGTTTTTAGATGGCGTTCCATTCCATTACAGGTTTAAGCTAAAAGGAACATTCCATTCTGAGAGTAGTTGCCACATTGATGCTACCACTTCCATGATTTGTAGATACAGTTTCCTTATCCTGTTAACCACTATCTTGCACATTTGTTTTATCACCATTGAAATATAGGGTATTGGTCTTAATGAGATAGAAAACGATCTGATTAGTCTAAGATTTAATTTGGTGGGTTGAATTGTGTTGTTTTAATGCCTATCAAACACTTGTTTTAAAAACTCTTACCCAAACTGTGGAAACAAGTATAGATTGATGTCCATGGCAATGTGACCTAGTTATCAGAGCCCAGGACCTGGAGTTCTTATACACTCTGCCCCTGATTTGCTTCTGTGATCTTGGGCAGGGGATTTAACCTCTGTTTCGCTGTTTAAGTGGTGGTGGTAATTTTCTGCATCAGACAGGAGGATTGAttaatgcagtgtttcccaacTTGTGGGGCATGTCTCAGGCCATATCTATGCTATAATGACTATAGCAGCATAGCTATGGTGCCATAGCTCTGCTGGCATAGTCGCATAATGTGGACACAGCCTAcaccaatggaaggggtttttctgtcggTGTAGGAACACCGTCTCCAAGAGCAAGAGTAGCTGGGTCAATGGAAATatccttccattgacctagctgtgtctacaccagggaatAGGTCGGCATAACTACAGttctcaggagtgtggatttttcacactgtaGCTGGCTCAACCTATATTTTAAGCATATACCAGGCCTCACTTGGCCAAGGTGAAGGACAAGCCAGTGGCGGGCATAGACAGACCTCTCTATGCTTCACTAAAGTGTCAGctttcattaataataataataataataataaagtatagCTGTtattgttgcaaagaaaaccttcagaATATGAAGTTTATAACCAATACCTGAAGCCACGtttacactataaacttacatctGTATAACTATGCCACTtaggggtgaaaaatccacatccctgagtgacacagttatactgacctaacccccccagtgtagatagcGTTACATAGATggaagggcttctcccatcagcatagctactgcctctaTCTGAGAGATATTTAACTACACTGACAGAAGAAACTCTCCTCTCggatagtagcatcttcactgaagcgctacagtggcacagctgcactggtgcagcgttttaagtgtagacctgccctgaattTGTAGAGAGCCAGAAACAATAGCTGTGTGGTGTGAATTGCCCCTTTCATTTCAGTGGGTACTAATTCAGGTGCCAGTGGTGATAtcttaaatgtcaacattgttaactcTTTCGCCTCTCTTCAAAGCATATAAGAAAGGAGAAGTATCATTATCTACACTTTCATTTAGTAAAGTAGAGCAAGAAGGTGGAAGATGTATAAATTAAGATGTGTAGGCTGTATGCACACATGGCAGGGTTGCAGAGACAAGTATGGGGCAGTaattggtttcattttcctgatGCTCAGCATGAAAAATTTGGGAAATACTGGAATAATGCTTGTAAAGGAAGTGCTACATTTAATGCCTtgcctgtgtctacactacaaactttggtcaatGCAAGTTACATTGGCGCACAGCCACTGAAGTTTGTGTATTTCACAGTCACATGCCTACTTGGCTGCATGGGCCAGCACTGTGCATACTCACCAAGAGTGCTTGTATTAATGCAAAGTGTGGTACACCACAGGAAGGTATCCCAGTGTGCTACGTGCCACAATCTGGCTTGCTCCCTTTTTGGGAAATGTTTACAATGTGTTCTGAAATAGAAATGACTTACCCAGGTTTTTCTGGGAGCCACAAgtcaagttcccagcatgcaactatCCCCGTCCATGTCCCATAATTTTctcacctttttttaaaaagtcccacGCACCTGCATGGGACTTTTTgatgtctgccatctctgacagatgcATAAAGCCTGCAAGGCTATTCACTATTCTCATAAATGTTGCAAATTCAGGACACGATTCTTCTGTATTTGCAGATCCTTGGGAAATACTGCAGCAATGGGGGTCATGATGATTTCTTAGACAGTTTTCTAAGGGACAGATGAAAAagaattcaaggttgttggtgttTACAGAGGAACTGCAGATGATGGAGCCTGAAAAATGAGcattgactggtgggattgcattgtaATGCAAGCTTGGGATGATGTGTggtagctgcagaacttttgaacaTGAAAGCCACATTCCTGGCTCTGTGTGCCAAGCTCAACTCAGTTCTGTAGTGCAGAATGAGAACTGCACTGATAGGGGAGAAGGGACTGGTGGTCACACTCTGGAAGCTTGCAGTGCTGGATTGCTACCTGTCAGttggaaatcattttggagtagAAAAATCATGTGTGTGCGCGTGTTCATGTTCTCCTGCAAGTGTATAGCaccattaatcatctcctgctatgcaggactaaCTCTGGTGGAGGACTTTTAGcagtggggttcccaaactgcagtgggggatagatggaatgcatatccATATTTTGGCCCTAGCCCACCTTTCCACCAAGTACATCAACacaaagggctacttttctatggttatgcaagcattggtggatcactgggaacacttcactgatatcagtgtgggttggtcagggaaggtgcctggcgcttgcatctttaagaacataggactattcagaaagctgcaagcagggatgtTCTTTCCTGGCCAACAGATTACCAATGGTGGTATTGAAATGTCAATAGCTATTCTGGGGCGCCTAGCCTACCCCTTGCTGCTGGCTTATGAAGCTGTACATTTACCCCAAGAACAGACTCAGGGATTCCAGAGTAGCCCTTCTATTTGTTATTTTCAGGTTCCCCAGATGCTGATTTATTAATCTGTTCCTGCAAGGTGAAAGGAGGGGAGCTGCCCTAGTGAAATTGCCAAGGTTTACCAAGAATCTCCCTATACCCTTCAGGAAACTCCTCAGAACAGACTAGATCTGTTTACCTGTGGGAGGACACTGATACAGCCCTCCACTCAAAGAATTGACATCCAGGCAGTACactttccaaaacaaagtattttctttattttaccaATTTTCCCTGATCCAATTCATCTAAACATAAATCAAAACATAAATCCATTAGCACACTCTTAGGGTCAGGTTAAAAATACCTGAACCATAAACATATAGTTAAAGCAATACTAAGTGACTGTATTATGCATGTGGTGATCAGTCACCTGCAGTCACTGACAACAATCTTGTATCtaaggcaagtctacactaccgTGCTACATCAGCTTCACTGCTGTAGTGCCTGGTATAGATGCACTgtgccgatgggagagcactctctcgtcggcataattactccacctcaatgagaggcagaagctatgtcggcaggagcaTCTCCTGCTGACGTAGCGCAGTCTGGATAACattttaagtcgatgtaacttgcgttgctcaggggactgtgttttttcacacccctgagcagcctAAGTTATatcaacttaagcggtagtgtagacaagcccttaaacttTATACATATAGAACAATGTAACGTTcataacacaaacacacatctTTATTAACCCAAACATACAAACACACATATTTATTAATCCTATTTTTATTCTACATTTACACTATAGCTAGCATGCTTATTCTCTGTAGATGTCTCTTCTTCTGCTCTGTCAaggtccttctgctctgtcccagcagtgctgctgctgcttctcgctGCTCCTGACCATTCGACTGACTGACAACCACACACTTTTGCCTGCTGACTGTCTGCCTTATgttcataggccttgtctacactacgagagtagttcgattttacttgcatcgaatttttgtaatcgatattgcaaagtcgaacgtgtgtgtccacactaaggacagtaattcgactttgtgcgtccacactaacggtgaaagcgtcgacattcgaagcggtgcactgtggtcagctatcccacagttcccgcagtcccctctgcccattggaattctgggtgtagccggcaatgccttctgggtaacaaaatgagtccagggtgcttttgggaaactgtcgtcatctgtccatcactcccgccctccctccctgaaagcgccggcgggaaatcagttcgcgcacttttccagtcattgacagcgcggacgccactgtactccgagcatggagcccgctgcgaccgtcgctgcagttgtggccgctctcaacgcctcgcagcttatcttaaaggtttccctgaggcagatgcagaaaagtcaggcgaggaggctacggcaccgcggtgatgtcctgaagtctgagagtagcacagacctgtcagaaagcaggggacccagcgccgaggacatcacagtggcaatgggtcatgttgatgccgtggaacggcgattctgggcacgggaaacaagcactgagtggtgggaccgcatagtgctgcaggtctgggatgaatcccagtggctgcgaaactttcgcatgcggaagggaactttcctggaactttgtgagttgctgtcccctgccctgaagcgcagtgacacccgattgcgagctgcactgagtgtacagaagcgagtggccatagccctctggaagcttgcaacgccagacagctaccggtcagtcgcgaaccagtttggggtgggcaaatctaccgtgggggttgttgtgatgcaagtagcgaaggcaatcgttgatgtactgctgccaaaggtagtgaccctgggaaacgtggaggcgatcatagatggcttcgcagcgatgggattcccaaactgcggtggggccatagatggaactcacatccctatcctggcaccggaccaccaggccacccagtacattaaccgaaagggctacttttccatggtgctgcaagcactggtggaccacaggggacgttttaccaacatctacgtcggatggccgggcaaggttcatgacgctcgtgttttcaggaactctggtctgtttagacggctgcaacaaggtatttacttcccggaccacaaaataactgttggggatgtggagatgcctatagtcatcctcggggacccagcctacccgctaatgccctggctcatgaagccctatactggcgccctggacactgaaaaagaactcttcaactaccggctgagcaagtgcagaatggtggtggagtgtgcttttggccgtctcaaggggagatggagaagcttactgactcgctgtgatctcagcgaaaccaatatccccattgttatagcagcttgctgtgtgctccacaatctctgtgagagcaaggggaagacctttatggcggggtgggaggttgaggaaaatagcctggctgctgattactcacagccagacagccgggcgattagaagagaccagcgggaagcgctgtgcgtccgtgaggctttgaaagcaaagttcctgagtgagcagggtaacctgtgactttaaagtttgtgttactgagaagctaaacctgcccccgtttctttacccagttaatgttgactatcctatccagttacatacccccttcaccccccctccaacacacgtgtcgaaataaaaatagttctactttgttaaagcacaccgttttctttaatactgttttcgcgggaattttttaaaactgggacgcagactgtggtgcggagcgggtgtagtgttgtgacgcgaatgcagcttctaaactcaaggattgacaggctccgctgcggtgggatgcttgtttcaacggagcctgtcaccctttctgatcgggactgtgtgtatggggggtctatgtgactttgtggcagggggaggacggttacagatcccatgctgtgtggctctgtgatcctgcctaaggaccggcgcttaagatctgtaactgccctcccccgccacaaagtcacagagcaacccacccccccccccacattacatcaaaacaacctcccagactaaccggggtaactagtcactgcatcactgcactgtgtatgtgccctgctgctgtgcctgccctcgactatgtaccctgccaaaggagactgtcctgtccaattaccaaccccctttcccctcctcctccaaaagaacatgattgaaacagtagttaacagaaacgaattttttattatcaactacacatggcattgggaggtgaaacttggacgtgggcttgtgtcaggcgggaaggaaagaacttttcaaattttgggaaatgagagccttctgctactagagctctctgcaggggtggagtgagacttagcagggactctgccgcctctccttctttgcactttgggtgaggtgggtatgggacttggtggcgggggagggcggttagagatggactgcagcggggctctgtcctcctgcctccgttcctgcagaacatccacaaggcgccggagcgtgtccgtttgctccctcagtagtccaagcagcgtttgagtcgcctgctggtcttcctgccgccacctctcctcccgatccatgttggcttggtgcattcgggtcaagttctcccgccactgggtctgctgtgctgcctgggcttgggaacaggccataagctcagagaacatgtcctcccgtgtcctcttcttcctacgcctaatccgcgctagcctctgggagtgtgattccaggctaggttgtgagacagtcgcagacggggctgtggaaatgggaaaaagggagtgaattcctcagaaagataaatgtagttgtgaacaaagaacatagtctttctctgtgaacaagaccatgcacagcacctttcacatgcgcactcagcacaaggtcgaattctcggccttcgcgttcagtgcctggggtcttgaacagcacatttgagaagcgaggcagcacaacggaatttctgttgcaggcagacatgataagccgtacacttgtggcagtttaaaacttttatgaaaggtttcagagtagcagccgtgttagtctgtatccgcaaaaagaagaacaggaggacttgtggcaccttagagactaacaaatttattagagcataagctttcgtggactatagcccacttcttcggatgcatatagaatggaacatatattgaggagatatatagaatggaacatatattgaggagatatatatggatagactttacaaaaactagacaagccatttacaagacaaactttgcctctctacaaaggaaaaaggacactaaactatctaaactgctacatgccacaagcagccacaacagtagttcccttaacccacccagcaatattgttaatctttccagctatactcttagcccagcagaagagtctgtcctatctcggggcctctccttttgtccctccagacccatgaatatgatacagttctgcggtgacctagaatcctactttcgacgtctccgactcaaagaatatttccaacatacctctgaacagcatactaacccacagaatcctccctaccagcactacaaaaaaaaggattctgcgtggactcctccggacggtcgaaacaacagactggatttctacatagagtgcttccgtcgacgtgcaaaggctgaaattgtggaaaagcaacatcacttgccacataacctcagccatgcagaacacaacgccatctacagcctcagaaacaaccctgacatcataatcaaaaaggctgacaaaggaggtgctgtcgtcatcattaataaattggaatatgaccaggaggctgctagacagctctctaacaccacattctacaggccattatcctctgatcccactgaggattacctaaagaaactacaccatctgctaaaaaaactccctgacaaagcacaggaacaaatctgtacagacacatgcctagaaccccgaccaggggtattctatttgctacccaagatccataaacctggatatcctggacgccccatcatctcaggcattggcaccctaacatcaggcttgtctggttatgtagactctctcctcagaccctacgctaccagcactcccagctatcttcgagacaccactgacttcctgaggaaactacaatccatcggtgatcttccagaaaacaccatcctggccactatggacgtagaagccctctacaccaatattccacacaaagatggactacaagctatcaggaacagtatccctgataatatcacagctaacctggtggctgaactttgtgattttgtcctcacccacaactatttcacatttggggacaatatataccttcaagtcagcggcactgctatgggtacccgcatggccccacaatatgccaacatttttatggctgacttagaacaacgcttccttagctctcgtcccctaacgcccctactctacttgcgctacattgatgacatcttcatcatctggacccatggaaaagaagcccttgaggaatttcaccatgatttcaataatttccatcccaccatcaacctcagcctagatcaatccacacaagtggtccatttcctggacactactgtgctaataagcgatggtcacataaataccaccctataccggaaacctactgaccgctacacttacctacatgcctccagcttccatccaggacacaccacacgatccattgtctacagccaagctctaagatataaccgcatttgctccaatccctcggatagagacaagcacctacaagatctctatcaagcattcttaaaactacaatacccacctgctgaagtgaaaaaacagattgacagagccagacgagtacccagaagtcacctcctacaagacaggcccaacaaagaaaataacagaacaccactagctgtcaccttcagcccccaactaaaacctctccagcgcatcatcagagatctacaacctatcctgaaagatgatcctttactctcacagatcttgggagacagacctgtcctcgcttacagacaaccccccaacctaaagcaaatactcaccagcaaccacacatcactgaacaaaaccactaacccaggaacctatccttgtaacaaaccccgatgtcaactctgtccacatatctattccagtgacatcatcataggacctaatcacatcagccataccatcaggggctcgttcacctgcacatctaccaatgtgatatatgccatcatgtgccagcaatgcccctctgccatgtacattggccaaaccggacagtctctacgcaaaagaattaatggacacaaatctgacatcaggaatcaaaatactcaaaaaccagtgggagaacactttaacctgtctggtcattcagtgacagacctgcgggtggctatattacaacagaaaaacttcaaaaacagactccaacgagaaactgctgagctagaattgatatgcaaactagacacaatcaactccggtttgaataaggactgggaatggttgggccattacaaacattgaaatctatctccccttgtaagtattctcacacttgttatctaactgtctgtctgtgctgggctagcttgattatcacttcaaaagtttttttctcttaattaattggcctctcagaggtggtaagacaactcccacctgtttatgctctctgtatgtgtgtatatatatctcctcaatatatgttccattctatatgcatccgaagaagtgggctatagtccacgaaagcttatgctctaataaatttgttagtctctaaggtgccacaagtcctcctgttcttcttaaaacttttatattaccactggcctcatttcacatttaaagcaatgtcagtccctgctgccagcaatccggcaagcgggaactctgcccctgtcccaccccctcgcggctgtccccgggaacgatccctttcggctgcccctctcccgcctccaccgcgtgtctgcaaaccagcggttacagttctgtaaaggaacgggaaagcagtcccaacactaacattcccctacctaattaaaagcaggtcaccatggccgacatcaccctgatgaggatctccgagagcgacaaagagagagtgctccgggaaagcctccaaagaccagggccgtatgccgccctgctgtgcagagcaatgatccccgagtacttgataatctcgtggcgcggcaacgtgtcgtacttcggaggacccaataaggccgctctccccaagaacctcatgcaacggctttcaaattacctccaggagagcttcatcgagatgtcccaggaggattactgctctatccccggacacatagaccgcattttactgtagctgcagtagcagggaataaacagtagagcggcttgtgcaggacaatcactgaaaaccggacattgctagatttcttttcaaaacttgcactgcccattactaaaccgttaagcgcctagggcacactaatcatgaacaacccattcttttaattgttaatattcctgttttgttaaaaataaatgtttagatgtttacaacacttactggctgatccttcaccagattctgtgtccggggtaacggctggggacgcttcgtaggggatctctgtaagggtgatgaagagatcctggctgtcagggaaatcagcgttgtgagcgctgccgactgcctcgtcctcctcatctccttcctcatcttccccgtcccctaacatgtccgaggaaccggccgtggacagtatcccatcctcagagtccacggtcactggtggggtagtggtggcggccgcaccgaggatggaatgcagtgcctcgtagaaacgggatgtctggggatgggatccggagcgtccgtttgcctctttggtcttctggtagccttgtctcagctccttgattttcacgccggcactgcgttgcatcccggctgtatcctctctctgccatgtctttagagatcttctcgtagatctttgcattccttcttttggatcgcagctcggaaagcacggactcatcgccccacacagcgatgagatccaagacttcacgatcagtccatgctggggctctctttctattcccagactgcacggccatcactgctggagagctctgcatcgttgccagtgctgctgtgctcgccacgatgtccagacaggaaatgagattcaaactggccagacaggaaaaggaattcaaattcaaattttcccggggcttttcctgtgtggctggtcagagcatccgagctcgcactgctgtccagagcgtcaacagagtggtgcactgtgggatagctcccggagctattaacgtcgatttccatccacacctagcctaattcgacatggccatgtcgaatttagcgctactcccctcgtcggggaggagtacagaagtcgaattaaagagacctctatgtcgaactaaataccattgcagtgtggacgggtgcagggttaattcgatgtaacggcgctaacttcgacataaacgcctagtgtagaccaggccatattTTGGCCTGCTCTGATTGGTTATTCTTTCACTCCTTCCTTATCCTCCAATGAAATTTAGACCCTTTCTGATTGGTCTGTACTTAGTCCAATCACAACTGCTAAATCTAACTGTCAATCAAAGCTGTTACATAATAAGTCTTAGTATTATCGTCTGTTTACTTTTATGGTCTGGTGACCCTCACCTAGTTTTGGAGAAGTATGCCTGACTGACCTCTCCCTGCAGTGTTGGAGTGACCTTTACTTAGCCAAAGTCTCATTTGTCTGCCTGCCAACATGCTAGCCATAGGGGAACCCAAAACTGCTATTTCACTCTTCTTGGCTGTGTGCCAACATTTTACTCACACCAATTTACCAAAACTATTAAACTGTAAACAATTACCTCATCCCTTTTAATCTGTATCCAATTGTTAATTTATGCATCCTAATGCTAAGGCCTGCTGTTGCCACCCTATTTCTTACCAACctagttaattttattttagttcTTCTCTTATTTTTCGGTTAATGGTGGCAAGTCAATGTTTTCAGTGCTGTGCTTAGGAAACAGAATAGAGCAGCTCAAAATCTTTCATATCCGTGCACTTgcctgcataatatttgtgaggcaAAGGGAGAAAAGCTGTTGCCAAGTTGAGGGCAGAGATAGAGCGGCTGTCTGTTGAATTTGAACAGTCAGATGCAAGGGCCATTACAAGAGCTCAATGTGGAGCTATACAGGTGAGGGAGACTTTGAAAGAGCATTCTAACGGTCATCCACAGTAGTGTTTTCTGGGCCTGGAGATTTGAGTGCTGCTAAAAATCGCGTAGTGAGTGCTTGCTTTACATTTATAAATGTGACTGGGTATTTTCCTGAACCAAGAATTATGTGGTGCTTGTTGTGCATTTACAAGTGCTCTTTGCTTTGGGTACTGTTGTGCATTCTGAAATATTAGGTGTGAACTAATAAAGGCAACTTCATTCTccaaaaacagaactttattgaGTTGGAAAAACAGTATGCAAAAAAAAGGGCAAtataatacaatttatttaaaatataattttattttatttaaattaacagAGTGAAACTTTAAAATTAGGATTTAGTCATTGGCTACAAGtacaaaaactgttttttttcatGTCAGGGTAGGTAGAGCTGTGGTTTTCCTTGGTGTCCCGGGCATGGAGTGGTAAGGTAAGGGTGTGACCTGTGATACGATGTACGTAGTATGTTGCAGGGTATAGGGAGTAGTAACCATGGAG contains these protein-coding regions:
- the LOC135983761 gene encoding uncharacterized protein LOC135983761 is translated as MSPCFPSCDPKEGMQRSTRRSLKTWQREDTAGMQRSAGVKIKELRQGYQKTKEANGRSGSHPQTSRFYEALHSILGAAATTTPPVTVDSEDGILSTAGSSDMLGDGEDEEGDEEDEAVGSAHNADFPDSQDLFITLTEIPYEASPAVTPDTESGEGSATPSATVSQPSLESHSQRLARIRRRKKRTREDMFSELMACSQAQAAQQTQWRENLTRMHQANMDREERWRQEDQQATQTLLGLLREQTDTLRRLVDVLQERRQEDRAPLQSISNRPPPPPSPIPTSPKVQRRRGGRVPAKSHSTPAESSSSRRLSFPKI